TGCCAGCTTCTCCTTTTCCTGGGTGGGGGTGTCAGGCGAGCCAGTTTGCTTTTTGTCGGGCGAAGGCGTCCCCGGTTTGTCCTGCTTTTTCGACAAAGGCGTTGTTTGAGTAGAGCCATTGCCTTCTTCAGAAGTCGTTTTTGGGGTTTGCTCTTGCTCAAAACGTTTTTTATAAAACTCCAGACGTTTGAGGTATTCGCTGCCTGAAATGCCCTCTTGCGACGCTGTATCTTCCTTCTTTTTTTGAGTAGTTAAGTTACGATTTTTATATTCCATAATGTAATGGGAGGATATACTGATGACCACAATTAATCACACAAAACTAACCGATTTTCTTGGTTTTGCCAAGCTTTGCGGGCTTGTTTGCTTGCCAAAATTGCCCGCTAAATTTGGTGGGCAAGTACTTTAGCAAAAACCTTGCAGTGAATAATTTACAGTAGGGTGTATAGCCCTTTAACAATGATGTCTTATGATAGCTGGGTGGTTTTGATCATATTGCTTTGTGTTGTATAATTCAGTATAATTGTAAGCAACCCTCAACAAAAATAAATATGCCAAGCGTAGGTGGTTTGGGGTTATCAAAACATTGTCTCATTTTTTACGTTTTGAAGTTAACTTAAAAGTGAATATATTTGCAAAAATAGTTGAAATTCAACAATTTAATAAAGTTACCTACTATTCTGTCAAGTTAGAAAACGTTGCTTATAGCGAGTTTGAAGATTTTATAAATAGACATGCAAATAATGTTGAGGTAGAAGAAGAGTACCAATATATTATAAGCCTAATTCAGCAAATAGGGGAAAATATAGGGGCAAAAAAGAGGTACTTCAGACATGAACAAAGAGCAGAAGCTTTGCCACCACCTGCAAAACTCATAGAAATAGATTATAACAATAACCTTAGGCTTTATTGCATGAGAGTATGCGATAGCATTGTGATTTTATTTAATGGGGGGATTAAATCAAAGGAGGCGAAAACTGCACAGGAGTGTTTGGTAGTAAAACCGCATTTTGACTTAGCGAATAAACTCGTAAAAAAATTGATGAATTGATCAGAGAGCGAGAGATTGAAGTAGATGATATAAATCAAGTATTGATCATTGATGATAACACAGAAATTGAATTATGAAAAAAGAACTCATATCAAGTGCGGCTCAAAAAGTAAAGCCAGAAATTAAACAAAATGTAAAAAAGAACCTGGCGATTACTGAGCAGATATTTGAAATACTGGAAAGCAAAGGGTGGACACAAAAAGATCTTGCAAAAAAAATGGGCAAGCATGAATCAGAGGTAAGTAAATGGCTATCGGGTTTGCATAACCTAACTGTTAAAACAATTACTAAATTAGAAGTAGTTTTAGGTGAAGATATTATTTTAACTCCTACAGAAGCACAAAAACAATATCAAGAAACAAAAAGTACAACTGTAGAAGTGAGCAGGGTTATTCGTAGTAAAAGGAAAATGTTAGATTCAGTTCAGCCTGTTTATGATTGGCAAAAAAACTCATCAGTTGATACTTTTAAAATAGCCTAAGAACAATGGAAAGAGCTGCTATCCAACCTGATAAAATTCAAGTTTCACGTGTGACAGTTTTTAAAAGCAATATTGAAGCTTCTACCAGTTTTCTAAACGGTAGAGCAACTCCCGTTTCACATAAATTTTCCTTTTCTCAAGAGACAGGACTCGACCTTGAACAGTCGTTGATAGGTATCAGGTTATATGTTCTATTGGATGGTCAAGACGAAAATGACGAGTTACTCGAGTTGAAGGGACGCTTTGGCATCGAGTTTGAGTTTGAAGTAGAAAATCTAAGGGACTTTGTAGAAGTAAAAAACAGTGGAGAAATTATACTTGATGCTGTATTTGCAGCAACTATTATGGGCATAGCCTATTCAACCGCCCGGGGCATTGTATTCCAAAAAACAGAAGGTACTATCTTATCGGGTGTTATATTGCCTATACTTGACCCTGCAAGTCTATTAAAAAAGGATACAAAAGTGTAAAAACCTCAAGCCATTGCTTGCCACAGCTCAAGGTTTTTGGGTAACATGATATAACAGCACTGAACCATTGAACCATCGACTATTAACCGTAGCTCAAGCAAAGGCTAAAAGCTTTATCAAGAAACCACCAGCAACTACCACCTACCCCTAATGCAAAGCAGCCCTTATCTCCAGCCCCTGCAAAATCTTCGCCTCCTCGTCTACCATATACTGCAATTGGTTTTGCACATCGGCTTCGGGCAAATAACGCAACGCCATCGCAATAAAACTCTCCCCGTGGCGTGCCTCCGACTCCCACAACAATTGATAAAACCGTTTCAGGTCAGGTTCCCTATCAGCACTTAGTCCATCGGCAATCAGCTTAAAACGCTCGCAACCCCGCCACTCTACCAACGACGCCAAAATCAGACGATCCATAAAACGCTCCTCGCGGGTAGAGCGACACAAACCCACCAATTGTTTGATGTACAAGTCTTTAGCCATTCCTTCGGGCAACAACACCCCCCGGCGTTCCATTATTTTGTATACTTGTTTGAAGTGTTGCAGCTCCTCAACCCCAATGTCAATCAACTCAGGGATAATTTCGGTGCGGTTGGGAAACTTGGCAACAAAACTCATCGCCATAGCCGACGCCTTGCGTTCACAATCGGCGTGGTCTTGCAAAAATGCATCAAAATCGTTCAACACCGCATCTAGCCAGGCCTGAGGCGAAGCCACCTGCAACATATTAATATCGTATTCCATATTTTTTATCAAATTTGATAATATGCGAAAAAATGAATGATAGCTTCAAGCCACAAGTGTGTCTATAGCTTTAAGTTTCAAGCGACAAGCCACAAGTGCACCTATAGCTTTGAGTTTCCCTCCTGACGCCTTCGTTTGTGTCCCCACAAACGAATAAAGCTATGCATCTAGAGCTTTAAGTTTCAAACGACAAGTGCTCCTCTAGCTTGAAGCTTGTCGCTTACACCTTGCCCCTGTCAGAGCTTCCAACCAAATCACGGTTTAATCCCCTCGGCAAGCAAGTACAACACCGCCATGCGCACCGCCACCCCGTTTTCTACCTGATCGAGTATAATGGCGTGGTCAGAGTCCGCCACATCACTGCTGAGCTCTATGCCCCGGTTGATGGGTCCAGGGTGCATCACCGTAATCTCCTTGTCGAGACGCTCAAGGCGGCTTTTGTCAATGCCATAATACAAAGAATACTCCCGCAGCGACGGAAAATACTTGATTTGTTGGCGCTCAAGCTGAATACGCAACACATTGGCCACATCGCACCACTCCAGCGCCTTTTGTACGTCTAACTCTACCTTTACCCCCAACGACTCTATGTACTTGGGCAACAGCGTAATAGGCCCGCATACCATTACCTCAGCCCCCAGTTTCTGAAAAGCAAAAATATTGGACAAAGCCACCCGTGAGTGCAAAATATCCCCTACAATCACCACCTTTTTTCCGGCTACCTCGCCCAACTTTTCATTGACCGAAAACGAGTCTAGCAAAGCTTGTGTGGGGTGTTCGTGGGTGCCATCGCCTGCGTTTACAATGCGCGCGTCTACTCGCTTAGACAAGTAATGGGCGGCGCCCACACTTGAGTGCCGCATTACCACCATGTCTACCTTCATAGCCAAAATATTATTGACCGTATCGAGTAAGGTTTCCCCCTTTTTTACCGAGCTGCCCGATGCCGAAAAGTTGACCACATCGGCCGACAAGCGTTTTTCGGCAAGTTCAAACGAAAGTTTGGTGCGGGTAGAGTTTTCAAAAAAAACATTGGCAATGGTGATGTCCCTGAGCGAGGGTACTTTTTTGATGGGGCGATTAATTACATCCTTAAAATGGCTTGCCATCTCAAATATGCGTTGTATATCGTTTTTGAGATGTCCTTAATACCTAATAAATGCCGCATGTTGTTGTTTATAAGTTAATTAGCAACAAGGGGTAAGCGACAAGTGACAAGCTCTAGAGGTTGTTTTGTTAGAACCAAAAGCCTTATAAAACATGGAGAAATTATAACCCTTCAACAAACTCTTAAAAGCCTATAAAATACTTGAAGCTTGCCTCTTGTAGCTTGAAGCTT
This portion of the Microscilla marina ATCC 23134 genome encodes:
- a CDS encoding helix-turn-helix domain-containing protein — its product is MKKELISSAAQKVKPEIKQNVKKNLAITEQIFEILESKGWTQKDLAKKMGKHESEVSKWLSGLHNLTVKTITKLEVVLGEDIILTPTEAQKQYQETKSTTVEVSRVIRSKRKMLDSVQPVYDWQKNSSVDTFKIA
- a CDS encoding tRNA-(ms[2]io[6]A)-hydroxylase; translated protein: MEYDINMLQVASPQAWLDAVLNDFDAFLQDHADCERKASAMAMSFVAKFPNRTEIIPELIDIGVEELQHFKQVYKIMERRGVLLPEGMAKDLYIKQLVGLCRSTREERFMDRLILASLVEWRGCERFKLIADGLSADREPDLKRFYQLLWESEARHGESFIAMALRYLPEADVQNQLQYMVDEEAKILQGLEIRAALH